The following proteins are encoded in a genomic region of Pagrus major chromosome 16, Pma_NU_1.0:
- the LOC141011041 gene encoding tubulin beta chain-like, protein MREIVHIQAGQCGNQIGAKFWEVISDEHGIDPTGTYHGDSDLQLDRISVYYNEATGGKYVPRAILVDLEPGTMDSVRSGPFGQIFRPDNFVFGQSGAGNNWAKGHYTEGAELVDSVLDVVRKEAESCECLQGFQLTHSLGGGTGSGMGTLLISKIREEYPDRIMNTFSVVPSPKVSDTVVEPYNATLSVHQLVENTDETYCIDNEALYDICFRTLKLTTPTYGDLNHLVSATMSGVTTCLRFPGQLNADLRKLAVNMVPFPRLHFFMPGFAPLTSRGSQQYRALTVPELTQQVFDAKNMMAACDPRHGRYLTVAAVFRGRMSMKEVDEQMLNVQNKNSSYFVEWIPNNVKTAVCDIPPRGLKMAVTFIGNSTAIQELFKRISEQFTAMFRRKAFLHWYTGEGMDEMEFTEAESNMNDLVSEYQQYQDATAEEEGEFEEEVEEDA, encoded by the exons ATGAGGGAAATCGTGCACATCCAGGCCGGTCAGTGCGGAAACCAGATTGGTGCAAAG ttcTGGGAGGTGATCAGCGATGAGCACGGCATCGACCCAACGGGAACCTACCACGGAGACAGCGACCTGCAGCTGGACCGGATCAGTGTGTACTACAACGAGGCCACCG GTGGGAAGTATGTGCCCAGAGCCATCCTAGTTGACCTGGAGCCAGGCACCATGGACTCAGTCCGCTCCGGACCCTTCGGACAAATCTTCAGACCTGACAACTTTGTCTTCG gTCAGAGTGGAGCAGGAAACAACTGGGCCAAAGGTCACTACACAGAGGGGGCAGAGCTGGTGGATTCGGTCCTGGACGTGGTGAGGAAAGAGGCCGAGAGCTGTGAGTGTCTGCAGGGTTTCCAGCTCACACACTCGCTGGGAGGAGGCACCGGCTCCGGCATGGGCACCCTGCTCATCAGCAAGATCAGGGAGGAGTACCCTGACCGCATCATGAACACCTTCAGTGTGGTGCCCTCTCCCAAG GTGTCAGACACAGTGGTTGAGCCGTACAACGCCACGCTGTCGGTCCACCAGCTGGTAGAAAACACAGATGAGACCTACTGCATCGACAACGAAGCCCTTTATGACATTTGCTTCCGCACTCTCAAACTCACAACTCCCACTTACGGCGACCTCAACCACCTGGTCTCAGCCACCATGAGCGGCGTGACCACTTGCCTGCGTTTCCCCGGCCAGCTTAACGCTGATCTGAGGAAACTGGCGGTCAACATGGTTCCCTTCCCTCGTCTCCACTTCTTCATGCCCGGCTTTGCCCCTCTGACCAGCCGGGGGAGTCAGCAGTACCGCGCCCTGACGGTGCCCGAGCTCACCCAGCAGGTGTTTGATGCTAAAAACATGATGGCAGCTTGTGACCCTCGCCACGGACGCTACCTGACGGTGGCCGCCGTGTTCCGTGGCCGCATGTCCATGAAGGAGGTGGATGAGCAGATGCTGAATGTCCAAAACAAGAACAGCAGCTACTTTGTGGAGTGGATCCCCAACAACGTCAAGACGGCCGTCTGCGACATCCCGCCGCGCGGCCTCAAGATGGCCGTCACCTTCATCGGCAACAGCACGGCCATCCAGGAGCTGTTCAAACGCATCTCTGAGCAGTTCACCGCCATGTTCCGCCGCAAGGCCTTCCTCCACTGGTACACCGGAGAGGGCATGGACGAGATGGAGTTCACCGAGGCGGAGAGCAACATGAACGACCTGGTGTCCGAGTACCAGCAGTACCAGGACGCCACGGccgaggaggagggagagtttgaggaggaagtggaggaggatgcctaa